The Fodinibius saliphilus genome has a segment encoding these proteins:
- a CDS encoding group III truncated hemoglobin, giving the protein MHDIRGDEDIKTLVHAFYDKVQEDERLGYVFNDYAAVDWEKHLPKMVDFWSNMLFQTRRYNGRPFRQHMNLPIEKMDFDRWHNLFEETVDEHFEGVKADYAKEMAAKIASSFSVRMEMDGKFDN; this is encoded by the coding sequence ATGCACGATATTAGAGGAGATGAAGATATAAAGACGCTGGTACATGCATTTTATGACAAGGTGCAGGAAGATGAGCGCCTGGGATATGTTTTTAACGATTACGCGGCGGTCGACTGGGAAAAACATTTGCCCAAAATGGTAGATTTTTGGTCGAATATGTTGTTTCAAACCCGGCGATACAATGGCCGACCTTTTCGACAACATATGAACTTGCCTATTGAAAAGATGGATTTTGATCGCTGGCATAATCTTTTTGAGGAGACAGTAGACGAGCATTTTGAAGGTGTAAAAGCCGATTATGCCAAAGAGATGGCGGCGAAAATTGCGTCATCATTTTCAGTAAGAATGGAAATGGACGGAAAATTTGACAATTGA
- a CDS encoding DUF3565 domain-containing protein has protein sequence MEHPIIGYHKDEEDDWVAELSCGHNQHVRHNPPWQLRPWVTSRKGRESRLGHQLDCKKCDRNEPKDFKV, from the coding sequence ATGGAGCACCCCATAATCGGATATCATAAAGATGAAGAAGACGATTGGGTTGCCGAACTCAGCTGTGGACATAACCAGCATGTACGCCACAATCCACCCTGGCAACTTCGTCCCTGGGTGACCAGTAGAAAAGGACGAGAAAGCCGGCTGGGCCATCAACTGGACTGTAAGAAGTGTGACAGAAACGAACCTAAAGATTTTAAAGTGTAA
- the ppdK gene encoding pyruvate, phosphate dikinase, translating to MSTEKYVYTFGGGVAEGNKSMKDVLGGKGANLAEMSSIGLPIPPGFTISAEVCKYYNEHNEEWQEGVEKQVQQSIHHLEGLMDLTFGDAADPLLVSVRSGAAKSMPGMMDTVLNLGLNDQSVKGLARKTDNERFAYDCYRRFIDMFGCVVMGIEHDRFEEVIQKLKGEEGVKLDTELGVEELKELVDRYKAVYRKSTGYMFPQNPNEQLHYAINAVFGSWSSKRAKTYRKINRITGLLGTAVNVQAMVYGNMGDNCATGVCFTRNPADGTKGLYGEFLINAQGEDVVAGIRTPQNIIKLKQVMPTSYDELLEVTEKLEKHYQDMQDIEFTIQQGELFILQTRNGKRTGTAAVKIAVDMVEEGLIEKEGAVLNLVNPAHLDQLLHPQLSQAEVDEQEVIGEGLPASPGAAVGKVVFSSEEAEKEHAQDHPVILVRIETSPEDVGGMSAAEGILTSRGGMTSHAAVVARGWGKPCVAGCDDIVINYEAQSFTNGEITVKAGDWISIDGARGLVIKGKKPVEEPDFGEDFHTFMEWVDGMRDMNVRTNADTPEDALRARKFGAQGIGLARTEHMFFGEERIKAMRRMIMAESKGEREKALKLLLPYQKQDFIQMFEAMEGLPVTVRLLDPPLHEFLPDDKEEIKALAGELQISVRDLKRKIRLLKEFNPMLGHRGCRLGITYPEITEMQTRAILEAAVNLKKNGKKVMPEIMIPLVGTAEEFIHQHEVVDHIAADVFALENETVDYKVGTMIEIPRAAIVADKIAEEAEFFSFGTNDLTQMTYGYSRDDAGKFLEAYMKEGILKDDPFQTLDEEGVGRLVELATNKGREVQPKLKVGICGEHGGDPSSVRFCYNLGLDYVSCSPYRVPVARLAAAQARLQLDEELLIQNDNGRTELISS from the coding sequence ATGAGCACCGAAAAATATGTTTATACATTTGGCGGCGGAGTAGCAGAAGGTAATAAATCTATGAAAGATGTTTTGGGAGGTAAGGGAGCAAATCTGGCTGAGATGAGTTCTATAGGCTTGCCCATCCCTCCCGGTTTTACCATATCAGCAGAGGTATGCAAATACTACAACGAACATAATGAGGAATGGCAAGAGGGGGTTGAAAAGCAGGTTCAACAAAGTATTCACCACCTTGAAGGATTAATGGATTTAACCTTTGGTGATGCTGCTGATCCCCTGTTGGTCTCTGTTCGGTCAGGAGCGGCTAAATCGATGCCGGGAATGATGGATACTGTTTTAAATCTGGGCCTTAATGATCAGTCGGTAAAGGGTTTGGCTCGTAAAACAGATAATGAGCGTTTCGCTTATGATTGTTACCGACGGTTTATAGATATGTTTGGTTGCGTAGTGATGGGCATTGAGCATGACCGGTTTGAAGAAGTGATCCAAAAGCTGAAAGGTGAAGAAGGTGTTAAGTTAGATACCGAACTTGGTGTTGAAGAGTTGAAGGAGCTGGTAGACCGCTACAAGGCAGTATATCGAAAGAGTACGGGATATATGTTTCCACAAAATCCCAACGAACAGCTTCACTATGCTATTAATGCAGTATTTGGCTCGTGGAGTAGCAAGCGAGCCAAGACGTATCGTAAAATAAATCGTATTACCGGGCTCTTGGGAACGGCCGTAAATGTACAGGCAATGGTATACGGCAATATGGGAGATAACTGTGCTACTGGCGTCTGTTTTACGAGGAATCCCGCCGATGGTACCAAAGGACTGTATGGTGAGTTCTTAATAAATGCCCAGGGTGAAGATGTTGTAGCCGGTATTCGAACACCACAGAATATAATAAAACTAAAACAGGTAATGCCGACAAGCTATGATGAGCTTTTAGAGGTGACCGAAAAGCTCGAAAAGCATTACCAGGATATGCAGGATATTGAGTTTACGATTCAGCAGGGCGAACTCTTTATTCTACAAACAAGAAATGGAAAAAGAACCGGAACAGCGGCAGTTAAAATTGCCGTTGATATGGTAGAAGAAGGCTTAATTGAGAAGGAAGGAGCAGTACTGAACCTGGTCAATCCCGCTCACCTTGACCAGCTTTTACACCCGCAACTTAGCCAGGCTGAGGTGGATGAACAGGAGGTTATCGGTGAGGGACTACCGGCCTCACCCGGGGCCGCTGTTGGAAAGGTTGTGTTTAGTTCTGAAGAGGCTGAAAAAGAGCATGCACAGGATCATCCTGTAATTTTGGTTCGCATTGAAACCAGTCCCGAAGATGTAGGCGGCATGTCGGCAGCCGAAGGAATTTTAACTTCGCGCGGTGGTATGACCAGTCATGCAGCTGTGGTTGCCCGAGGATGGGGTAAACCGTGTGTGGCCGGTTGTGATGATATTGTAATAAATTATGAAGCCCAATCATTTACGAATGGGGAAATTACAGTGAAGGCTGGAGATTGGATATCAATTGACGGGGCTCGAGGTCTAGTTATAAAAGGGAAAAAGCCGGTTGAAGAGCCTGATTTTGGAGAAGATTTCCACACTTTTATGGAATGGGTAGATGGCATGCGGGATATGAATGTACGAACCAATGCTGATACACCGGAAGATGCCCTTCGTGCACGTAAGTTTGGAGCACAAGGTATTGGGTTAGCACGCACCGAACACATGTTCTTCGGTGAGGAGCGCATTAAGGCCATGCGAAGAATGATCATGGCTGAAAGTAAAGGGGAACGAGAAAAAGCTCTGAAGCTTTTACTGCCTTACCAGAAGCAGGATTTTATCCAAATGTTTGAAGCGATGGAAGGTCTGCCGGTAACGGTGCGCTTGCTTGATCCGCCATTGCACGAGTTTCTGCCTGATGATAAAGAGGAGATCAAAGCCTTGGCTGGAGAGCTCCAAATAAGCGTTCGAGATCTCAAACGAAAAATTCGATTACTTAAAGAGTTTAACCCGATGCTGGGTCATCGCGGATGTCGACTGGGAATTACCTATCCTGAGATCACAGAGATGCAGACACGTGCTATTTTGGAGGCAGCAGTCAATCTCAAAAAAAACGGAAAAAAGGTGATGCCCGAAATTATGATCCCCTTGGTCGGTACTGCCGAGGAATTTATTCACCAGCATGAGGTTGTTGATCATATTGCCGCGGATGTATTTGCATTGGAGAATGAAACGGTCGACTACAAGGTGGGAACAATGATCGAAATACCGCGTGCTGCAATTGTTGCAGATAAGATTGCCGAAGAAGCAGAATTCTTTTCTTTTGGTACTAACGACCTCACCCAGATGACCTATGGATACAGTCGTGATGATGCCGGTAAATTTCTGGAAGCGTATATGAAAGAAGGAATCCTGAAAGATGATCCCTTTCAGACGCTTGATGAGGAAGGCGTAGGTCGGTTAGTTGAGTTAGCTACAAACAAGGGACGTGAGGTCCAGCCAAAGCTTAAGGTGGGAATTTGTGGTGAACATGGTGGTGATCCGTCGAGCGTCCGTTTTTGCTATAACCTGGGACTTGATTATGTATCTTGTTCGCCCTATCGCGTGCCGGTGGCCCGGCTTGCGGCAGCCCAAGCTCGGCTTCAGCTGGACGAAGAACTGCTAATTCAGAATGATAATGGAAGAACGGAGTTGATTAGCAGTTAA
- the ric gene encoding iron-sulfur cluster repair di-iron protein, with amino-acid sequence MEKLNGQTIGEIVADDYRTAGIFKKFGLDFCCGGKRTVSEACEKKGVDFDKLSKELLSLGSVNSANHNYNDWSPALLVDYIIERHHEFVRAKTSEIEIYAHKVARVHGERHEEVIQIRDTFLTLKEEMLSHLMKEEEILFPYIKQLVNAEKKGKPVEKPDFKTAANPVAMMEAEHEDAGNLMAQIEELSNGFTPPQDACATYRVLFQNLEGFQDDLHKHVHLENNVLFPKALELENRLN; translated from the coding sequence ATGGAAAAGTTAAATGGACAAACAATAGGAGAAATTGTAGCCGACGACTATAGAACGGCCGGAATTTTCAAAAAGTTTGGACTGGATTTCTGTTGCGGTGGAAAACGAACTGTTTCAGAAGCATGTGAGAAGAAAGGGGTAGATTTTGATAAACTCTCAAAAGAACTGCTGTCTTTAGGCAGTGTCAATTCCGCGAATCACAATTATAATGATTGGTCCCCTGCCCTGCTTGTGGATTACATCATTGAGCGACATCACGAATTTGTGCGGGCTAAAACATCTGAAATTGAAATTTACGCTCATAAGGTAGCCCGTGTACATGGTGAGCGTCACGAAGAGGTAATACAGATACGAGATACTTTCTTGACGCTGAAAGAAGAAATGCTCAGCCATTTGATGAAGGAGGAGGAAATTCTGTTCCCTTATATCAAACAGTTGGTTAATGCTGAAAAAAAGGGAAAACCTGTTGAAAAACCTGACTTTAAAACAGCAGCTAATCCAGTAGCTATGATGGAAGCCGAGCATGAAGATGCCGGTAATTTGATGGCACAGATAGAAGAGCTGAGTAATGGTTTTACACCTCCGCAGGATGCATGTGCTACCTACAGGGTACTCTTTCAGAACCTGGAAGGCTTCCAGGATGATTTGCACAAACATGTGCATTTAGAAAATAATGTACTTTTTCCTAAAGCATTGGAACTGGAAAATCGACTAAACTAA
- a CDS encoding NnrS family protein: MPFISRIFIKSGMVYFVLSLFAGLFLEIEQFSFPALMPLFWHMLMLGWITQIIIGVSIWMYPGRNKEEGFWNQKWNWFTFIFLNIGMALRVAAEPMMTEQHAEFWNILIVISAVLHVLGGITYLIEIWPRIMSKKTQRKKRKRQRRRSS, translated from the coding sequence ATGCCTTTTATAAGTAGAATATTTATTAAGTCTGGGATGGTCTATTTCGTTTTATCCCTGTTTGCCGGGTTATTCCTGGAGATTGAGCAGTTTTCATTCCCGGCCTTAATGCCACTTTTTTGGCATATGCTTATGTTGGGATGGATAACTCAGATTATTATTGGGGTTTCTATATGGATGTATCCCGGCCGTAACAAAGAAGAAGGTTTTTGGAACCAGAAATGGAACTGGTTTACCTTTATCTTTCTAAATATTGGGATGGCGTTACGAGTAGCAGCAGAACCTATGATGACCGAGCAGCATGCCGAGTTCTGGAATATACTTATCGTTATTTCTGCTGTCCTGCATGTATTGGGAGGGATTACCTATCTCATTGAGATATGGCCTCGAATAATGTCAAAAAAAACGCAGCGCAAAAAAAGGAAACGTCAGCGAAGAAGGAGTTCATAA
- a CDS encoding COX15/CtaA family protein, with protein MEETANGRSEKYIQWWFWSGAGLITLMLVVGGITRLTGSGLSMTDWNVIMGVFPPMSETGWQEAFNQYKQFPEYQQLNVGMTLDGFKSIFFWEYTHRLLGRIVGLVFMVPFIWFLIRGYFTQRLIKRSLFLFVLGAAQGIMGWIMVKSGLIDVPRVSHYRLMLHLILAFALVGFCTWFALDLRKRRTTDIEKFDSSVTKLTVAVGILLALQIVWGALVAGLDAGLIYNTFPLMNGSWLPQNFMTMQPALLNLVENPGTVQWMHRILGTVFVIAVAITWFKAKKLKDVLLYQRAQILFALVIIQYVLGIVTLLMNVPVEAGVLHQFAAMVVWISWLTVLHRVYRIKR; from the coding sequence ATGGAAGAAACAGCGAACGGGAGATCTGAAAAATATATACAATGGTGGTTTTGGTCCGGAGCCGGTCTTATTACGCTGATGCTGGTAGTTGGTGGTATTACGCGTCTAACCGGTTCCGGCCTATCCATGACAGACTGGAATGTGATAATGGGCGTATTCCCGCCCATGTCAGAAACGGGATGGCAAGAAGCCTTTAACCAGTACAAACAGTTCCCGGAGTATCAACAATTGAATGTTGGGATGACGCTGGATGGATTTAAGTCGATTTTCTTTTGGGAATATACGCATCGGCTGCTCGGTAGAATCGTGGGATTGGTTTTCATGGTTCCCTTTATTTGGTTTTTGATTCGTGGTTACTTCACGCAAAGGCTAATAAAGCGCTCCCTCTTTTTATTTGTGTTGGGAGCTGCACAGGGCATTATGGGTTGGATAATGGTAAAAAGTGGACTGATTGATGTGCCACGGGTTAGCCATTATCGATTAATGCTGCATTTAATTCTGGCTTTTGCCCTGGTGGGGTTTTGTACGTGGTTTGCCCTGGATCTGAGAAAAAGACGAACTACTGATATTGAGAAGTTTGATTCATCTGTAACTAAGTTGACTGTAGCAGTAGGTATTTTGTTAGCCTTACAGATAGTCTGGGGAGCGTTAGTAGCAGGATTGGATGCGGGATTAATCTATAACACTTTCCCACTTATGAATGGTAGCTGGCTTCCACAGAACTTTATGACGATGCAGCCGGCGTTGCTTAATTTGGTTGAGAATCCCGGTACTGTACAATGGATGCACCGGATTTTGGGAACAGTATTTGTGATAGCAGTGGCAATAACTTGGTTTAAGGCAAAGAAATTGAAGGATGTCTTATTGTATCAACGAGCACAAATTTTGTTTGCCTTGGTTATTATCCAGTATGTGTTGGGGATTGTTACCCTGTTGATGAACGTACCTGTAGAAGCCGGAGTGCTGCACCAGTTTGCTGCTATGGTGGTTTGGATAAGTTGGCTGACTGTTTTACATCGGGTATACCGGATAAAACGTTAA
- a CDS encoding ABC transporter permease subunit, producing MKALTILKYQWKDLFRGKWIIGYGLIYLLMSDAMIRFAGTGPKAMISIANIMLLLIPLVGIIYGALYLYQSREFTELLLAQPIDRSTLFWGLFGGLALPLAFVFTAGISIPMIYSGMMTAAHLQSITLLVGLGIVLTLLFTGLGFWMGLKFFNNRIKGLGYALVSWLFLAVIYDGLVLLAVFMLGDYPIEEPMLAMTMLNPIDLARITVLLEFDISALMGYTGAVFNRFFGSAMGIGVAAACLGLWMGIPLWSGKRLFNRKDF from the coding sequence ATGAAAGCATTAACGATTTTAAAATACCAATGGAAAGATCTGTTTAGAGGGAAGTGGATTATCGGTTATGGGCTCATTTACCTGCTTATGTCCGATGCAATGATCCGTTTTGCAGGTACCGGTCCAAAAGCGATGATCAGTATCGCCAATATCATGTTATTGCTAATACCACTAGTGGGCATTATTTATGGAGCCCTTTACCTGTACCAATCGCGCGAATTTACAGAACTATTGCTGGCCCAACCAATTGATCGCAGCACGCTTTTTTGGGGATTATTCGGCGGTTTGGCACTGCCATTGGCCTTTGTTTTTACCGCAGGTATCAGCATACCAATGATCTATTCCGGTATGATGACTGCTGCTCATTTGCAATCAATTACCCTTTTGGTTGGTTTAGGGATTGTGCTAACGCTGCTGTTTACCGGTCTGGGTTTCTGGATGGGGCTCAAGTTTTTTAATAACCGTATTAAAGGCTTGGGATATGCACTGGTGAGCTGGTTATTTTTGGCGGTTATTTATGATGGTTTAGTGCTGTTGGCCGTATTCATGTTGGGAGATTATCCCATCGAGGAGCCAATGTTGGCGATGACGATGCTAAACCCCATTGACCTGGCTCGGATTACTGTTTTACTAGAGTTTGATATATCAGCACTGATGGGATATACGGGAGCAGTGTTTAATCGATTCTTTGGTAGTGCTATGGGAATTGGAGTAGCAGCAGCCTGTCTGGGGCTTTGGATGGGCATTCCCCTTTGGAGTGGTAAACGACTGTTTAACAGAAAGGACTTTTAG
- the hemN gene encoding oxygen-independent coproporphyrinogen III oxidase, with protein sequence MDTQEQQPQGLAAEVGLDLIKKYNVKGPRYTSYPTAVQFQEVTGQKKDRLKHYLLERNSEARPVSLYFHIPFCFSLCWYCGCTKVITKDQDRGDLYLDYLEKEMDLIAQILHVDSEVIQIHFGGGTPTFLKPEQLRRLGAGIHSRFNVTEETEFGVEIDPRRCSREHIKALAEIGCNRASLGVQDTNEEVQEAIHRIQPFEQTKEVTGWLRSEGIDSINFDLIYGLPLQTLETYRKTMDDVLSLQPDRLAVYSYAHIPSLMPAQKLLNVDDMPSTDQKLSMLQLGISHLTENGYRFIGMDHFSREDEELTQAMDNGTLQRNFQGYSTLAGADLYAFGMSGISNVGEYYWQNTKDLGSYYSQLDDEGLPVAKVLHLCNDDEIRKDVIMQLMCQMGLSFAEIEEKWGMVFEDYFSDSLSRLAAIEADGFVEVNSEEIRITEQGRLFLRNIAMCFDYYLNTSKADRSFSKTV encoded by the coding sequence ATGGATACCCAAGAGCAACAACCGCAAGGTCTTGCTGCCGAAGTAGGGTTAGACCTGATCAAAAAATACAATGTAAAAGGTCCTCGTTACACCTCTTATCCAACAGCGGTACAGTTTCAGGAAGTAACAGGGCAAAAGAAAGACAGGCTTAAACATTATCTGCTTGAAAGAAATAGTGAGGCGCGCCCTGTTTCACTCTATTTCCATATCCCCTTTTGTTTCTCTCTGTGTTGGTATTGTGGATGTACGAAAGTAATCACCAAGGACCAAGATCGGGGTGATCTCTATCTCGACTATTTGGAAAAAGAGATGGATCTAATAGCCCAAATATTACATGTTGATTCGGAAGTGATTCAAATTCACTTCGGCGGTGGAACCCCCACCTTTTTAAAGCCGGAGCAGCTGCGGCGATTGGGAGCGGGTATCCACAGTCGTTTTAATGTGACTGAGGAAACAGAATTTGGGGTGGAAATTGATCCACGGCGTTGCAGTCGTGAGCATATTAAAGCACTGGCAGAGATCGGGTGTAACCGAGCCTCGCTGGGCGTGCAAGATACCAATGAAGAGGTGCAAGAAGCCATTCACCGGATACAGCCCTTTGAGCAAACCAAAGAGGTGACCGGGTGGTTGCGTTCCGAGGGAATTGATTCTATTAATTTTGATCTAATCTATGGGTTACCTCTTCAGACCTTGGAAACATATCGCAAGACTATGGATGATGTGCTAAGTCTACAGCCAGATAGATTGGCCGTTTATAGTTACGCACATATCCCAAGCCTGATGCCGGCCCAAAAGCTGTTAAATGTTGATGATATGCCGTCAACGGATCAGAAGCTTTCTATGCTACAGCTGGGAATTTCGCACCTTACCGAAAATGGATATCGTTTTATTGGGATGGATCACTTTTCGCGGGAAGATGAAGAGCTTACCCAGGCTATGGATAACGGGACTCTGCAGCGAAACTTCCAGGGATATAGTACATTAGCAGGCGCAGATCTCTATGCTTTTGGTATGTCCGGCATATCAAATGTAGGTGAATACTATTGGCAGAATACCAAAGATCTTGGTTCTTATTACTCTCAATTAGATGATGAAGGGTTACCCGTTGCAAAAGTATTGCATCTTTGCAATGATGATGAGATCCGAAAAGATGTAATTATGCAGTTGATGTGTCAGATGGGGCTCAGTTTTGCTGAAATTGAGGAAAAATGGGGCATGGTTTTTGAAGATTACTTTAGTGATAGCTTAAGCCGTTTGGCTGCAATAGAAGCCGATGGTTTTGTAGAAGTTAACAGCGAAGAAATACGTATTACTGAACAAGGCCGGCTTTTCCTTCGAAACATAGCGATGTGTTTTGATTATTATCTGAATACATCAAAAGCTGACCGCTCATTTTCAAAAACTGTCTAA
- a CDS encoding acetyl-CoA hydrolase/transferase family protein, whose protein sequence is MSFKEYKTKYTTAKDAVKLINSGDRVFVHSVAAAPQPLINAMTARAPELEDVEIVHLHTEGEAPYAKPEYSDTFHTNALFVGSNVRKAVNEGSADYLPIFLSEVPGLFRKNIMHIDMALVQVSPPDQHGYCSLGVSVDATRAALQEADKAIALVNPNMPRTHGDGIFHASRFNALVETNEPLHELNIPEPNEVEKKIGKHCAELVEDGATLQMGIGAIPNAVLQSLGNHKDLGIHTEMFSDGVIDLVEKGVITNKKKAKHPEKIVAGFVMGSRRLYDFVDDNPMIAMLDIAYVNDTAVIRRNPKVTAINSAVEVDLTGQVCADSIGTYHYSGVGGQMDFIRGASLSEGGKPIIALPSTTGKGESKIVPHLKQGAGVVTTRAHVHYVVTEYGVANLYGKNLRERAKAMIEIANPDHREELERIASERFNHLS, encoded by the coding sequence ATGTCTTTTAAAGAATATAAAACCAAGTATACTACCGCTAAAGATGCCGTAAAACTTATTAATTCAGGTGATCGGGTATTTGTCCACAGTGTGGCAGCTGCTCCACAACCGCTCATTAATGCAATGACTGCACGGGCTCCCGAGCTCGAAGATGTAGAGATCGTTCATTTGCATACCGAAGGTGAGGCTCCCTATGCAAAACCGGAATACAGCGATACCTTCCATACCAATGCGCTTTTTGTGGGATCTAACGTACGTAAAGCAGTAAATGAGGGAAGTGCCGATTATCTGCCTATATTTTTGAGTGAGGTGCCCGGTCTGTTCCGAAAGAATATCATGCATATAGATATGGCTTTGGTACAAGTATCGCCTCCCGATCAGCATGGATATTGTTCGTTAGGGGTGTCGGTAGATGCTACACGTGCGGCTCTTCAAGAGGCGGATAAAGCGATTGCACTGGTCAACCCCAATATGCCGCGAACTCACGGTGATGGTATTTTTCATGCCAGCCGTTTTAACGCCCTGGTAGAAACAAATGAACCATTACATGAGCTTAATATTCCCGAACCCAATGAGGTAGAGAAAAAGATCGGAAAACACTGTGCAGAGTTGGTAGAAGATGGAGCTACCCTTCAGATGGGGATCGGTGCCATACCCAATGCCGTATTGCAGTCGTTGGGGAACCATAAAGACCTGGGCATCCATACGGAGATGTTCTCAGATGGGGTTATTGATTTGGTAGAGAAGGGAGTGATTACAAACAAGAAAAAAGCTAAACATCCCGAAAAAATTGTAGCCGGCTTTGTGATGGGAAGTCGTCGATTGTACGATTTTGTAGATGACAATCCCATGATAGCAATGCTCGATATTGCCTATGTAAATGACACCGCTGTGATCCGCAGAAACCCCAAAGTTACGGCTATTAATAGTGCTGTAGAAGTAGACCTTACCGGACAGGTATGTGCAGACTCTATTGGAACATATCACTATTCCGGGGTAGGTGGACAGATGGACTTTATTCGTGGTGCTTCACTCAGTGAAGGTGGCAAGCCTATTATTGCATTACCATCAACAACGGGTAAAGGAGAAAGCAAGATTGTACCTCATCTCAAACAAGGAGCCGGAGTAGTTACGACACGTGCACACGTGCATTATGTGGTAACCGAATACGGTGTTGCCAATCTCTACGGTAAGAACCTGAGAGAACGGGCTAAAGCGATGATAGAGATAGCAAATCCCGATCACCGTGAAGAGCTAGAACGAATAGCGTCTGAGCGGTTTAATCATCTAAGCTAA
- a CDS encoding peroxidase-related enzyme (This protein belongs to a clade of uncharacterized proteins related to peroxidases such as the alkylhydroperoxidase AhpD.) codes for MAFIDIIEPQEATGELKKIYEELEEQRGKLAQIHKIQSLNPESIMKHMDLYMSIMFGRSPLKRAQREMIAVVVSAANNCDYCQLHHGEALNHYWKDQERVDQLRSDFDKMDLSETNKQLCRLAKKLTQKPGAITEDGNIAPLKELGLSDRAILDATLVISYFNFVNRIVMGLGVEADEQEVQGYKY; via the coding sequence ATGAAGAGCTAGAAGAACAACGTGGGAAACTAGCTCAAATTCATAAAATACAGAGCCTGAATCCCGAAAGCATCATGAAACACATGGATTTATACATGTCGATCATGTTCGGACGGTCTCCCTTGAAACGGGCACAACGCGAAATGATAGCTGTAGTTGTTTCTGCAGCCAATAACTGTGATTATTGCCAGCTTCATCATGGGGAAGCACTAAACCATTATTGGAAAGACCAAGAACGTGTTGATCAGCTAAGGTCAGATTTTGACAAAATGGATCTTAGTGAGACCAATAAACAACTATGCCGATTGGCCAAAAAGCTCACACAAAAGCCGGGCGCTATTACAGAGGATGGAAATATCGCTCCCCTTAAAGAGCTGGGACTTTCGGACCGGGCGATCTTGGATGCCACACTTGTCATCAGTTACTTTAATTTTGTAAACCGAATTGTAATGGGACTGGGGGTTGAAGCCGATGAACAAGAGGTGCAAGGATATAAATACTGA
- a CDS encoding cbb3-type cytochrome c oxidase subunit I, translating into MPGVSRWMIRISLLYLIMGMLMGAVMLINKAYIIHPAVWILLPIHIEAVIIGWVIQLTLGTAYWMLPRFLEQPQRGDPKLAIIMVVTLNLGIFIVIADSFLPVSWGLGLVGRILELSAVVLFVILHWNRIVSYRADTT; encoded by the coding sequence ATGCCTGGTGTAAGTCGTTGGATGATCCGAATTTCTCTGCTCTACCTCATTATGGGAATGTTGATGGGCGCTGTAATGCTTATCAATAAAGCATACATCATCCATCCTGCTGTTTGGATATTGTTACCTATTCATATTGAGGCCGTTATTATTGGATGGGTTATACAGCTAACACTGGGTACAGCCTACTGGATGCTGCCACGATTTTTAGAACAGCCACAACGGGGAGATCCCAAACTAGCTATTATAATGGTTGTAACTCTGAATCTGGGGATCTTTATTGTTATAGCCGATTCCTTCCTCCCTGTATCATGGGGACTTGGATTGGTAGGACGAATATTAGAATTAAGTGCAGTTGTATTGTTTGTTATCCTTCATTGGAATCGTATCGTCAGTTACAGGGCCGATACTACTTAA